The Sander vitreus isolate 19-12246 unplaced genomic scaffold, sanVit1 ctg400_0, whole genome shotgun sequence DNA window CCTGCAGGAAGAAGGAGAGACAAAGACCACCTGCAGGACGACGGAGAGACAAAGACCACCTGCAGGACATACGGGagatttttgcaaaatgttaatttaaaaagatgcataattaataaaataagtatAATATTTGGATTCAGTGATGgcttctaaacatttgaaacatagtgtttgaatgtttttcaGTTGTTTAGTACACCTGTACTGGTCAGGGGGGACATCATGTCAACCAGTCTGAGACCCACTGGTCTGAAGATCCGAGCTTTACGAGGACTTACACACTCAAAGAAGTTCTTTCTCTGATTTACGTCTTTTACTAACGTCTGTAAAATGATGTCAAATACAGAAGCTGAACAACACGAAAACGTTCacaaaatgtgacatttctttgcaaaaagtgtttatttcattttattaacaAAACGTATCATGTAATTCAAACAAAGGAGTGTAAAATATGACGACAGAAGTGAAGAAGATACAAATCAGTGGAGATAAGAcgtttaaatatataaaatatcttaaataatgTGGCTTTGTCTGATTTCTGTGTTGGAAGCTGcaaagcattctgggatagaaaATGGAGTTTAAGTCTTTGGTGGAAATATTCTTGATAACATTCAAGactcagaaacagaaacagccgtctgtctgtctgcctgtctgtctgcctgtctgtctgtctgtctctctgtcagtctgtctgtctgcctgtctgtctgtctgtctatctgtctgtctctccgtctgtctgcctgtctgtctgtctgcctgcttgcctgtctgtctgtctgcctgtctgtctgtctgtctatctgtctgtctctccgtctgtctgcctgtctgtctgtctgtctatttgtctgtctctccgcctgtctgcctgtctatctgtctgcctgcttgcctgtctgtctgtctctccgtctgtctgcctgtctgtctgtctgcctgcttgcctgtctgtctgtctgtctatctgtctgtctctccgtctgtctatctgtctgcctgcttgcctgcctgtctgtctctctctctctctgtctgtctgcctttctgtctgtctgtctgcctgtctcaccCTCAGGCGGCAGCCTGCAGCTGTCTCTCTATCCACTCCACATACTTCCCGACCCGAGTGTAGACTCCGTAAACCCTCTGGCTGCCGCACTCCTCTGGCCCGGCCCAGGACACCAGCCCAAACACCGCCCACCCCCGGGTGACCCCGTCCTGCATCACAAACGCACCCCCGCTGTCCCCCAGACACGTGTCCCGCCCGCCCTGGAAGAAGCCGGCGCAGAACATGTTGTCCGTGATGTTGTAGCTGCCAGAGCGCGAAGCATAGCTCGCCAAACACTCGTCCTGAGAAACCACTGGCAGCTTGACATACTgcaggaggtcagaggtcagcgcGGGGGGGTCGGAGGGGGAGGCGTTCAGGTTCAGGTTGGAGATTCCCCAACCGGCGACTACACCCAGAGAGTTTGGCAGGGGAGAGGGGGGGTCGCCCtggagacgagagagagagagcgagagagagagacagagagag harbors:
- the LOC144513990 gene encoding coagulation factor IX-like — its product is MTGDPPSPLPNSLGVVAGWGISNLNLNASPSDPPALTSDLLQYVKLPVVSQDECLASYASRSGSYNITDNMFCAGFFQGGRDTCLGDSGGAFVMQDGVTRGWAVFGLVSWAGPEECGSQRVYGVYTRVGKYVEWIERQLQAAA